The following proteins are encoded in a genomic region of Synechococcus sp. ROS8604:
- a CDS encoding sulfotransferase domain-containing protein, whose protein sequence is MTEDHSYWYLASYPKSGNTWCRVFITELMRLAGDNPEEELNLNQDIETGAIASSRLWLDDQLGINSCDLSFSELDPMRGRAGASAWLFAEGERFHKVHDAFKSPDSRGRPVVSTTGCSGVVYILRHPEDVAVSLSHFFSWPLDRCVDSLLDPNAALVPGERFGGHQVRQHMGRWDQHVRSWADQTQLPVLIMRYEDMLAKGSETFTKLATFLGLPNDAHLIDQALENTSIDRLKKLEEDIDGFAEKPAGCERFFRSGRTGEGAEQLSIEQRKRLANGLSEAMNRFEYEGPELD, encoded by the coding sequence ATGACTGAAGATCACAGCTACTGGTATCTGGCCTCGTATCCAAAATCAGGCAACACCTGGTGCAGGGTTTTTATTACTGAATTGATGAGGCTGGCAGGAGACAATCCTGAAGAAGAATTAAATCTTAATCAAGATATTGAAACTGGAGCGATTGCCTCATCAAGACTTTGGCTGGACGATCAATTAGGAATTAATAGTTGTGATCTCAGTTTTAGCGAACTCGATCCCATGCGCGGACGTGCTGGTGCGAGTGCATGGCTATTCGCAGAAGGAGAGCGATTTCATAAAGTGCATGATGCATTTAAATCTCCTGATTCGCGTGGGCGCCCGGTGGTGAGTACAACAGGTTGCTCTGGTGTTGTTTATATCCTGCGCCACCCGGAAGATGTGGCTGTATCACTTAGTCACTTCTTCTCATGGCCGCTGGATCGATGCGTTGATTCCCTACTGGATCCCAATGCAGCGCTGGTGCCAGGGGAACGCTTTGGCGGCCATCAAGTACGACAACACATGGGCCGCTGGGATCAACATGTGCGCTCATGGGCTGATCAAACTCAGCTTCCAGTCTTGATCATGCGCTATGAGGATATGTTGGCAAAAGGATCAGAAACATTCACTAAATTAGCAACCTTTTTGGGCCTCCCGAATGACGCTCATCTAATTGATCAAGCACTCGAAAATACCTCCATTGATCGACTCAAGAAGCTGGAGGAAGATATTGATGGCTTTGCAGAAAAACCTGCCGGTTGTGAGCGGTTCTTTCGCTCAGGGCGAACCGGAGAAGGAGCAGAACAGCTTTCAATTGAGCAGCGAAAGCGACTAGCAAATGGGTTGTCTGAAGCGATGAATCGCTTTGAATATGAGGGTCCAGAACTTGACTGA
- a CDS encoding carbamoyl-phosphate synthase yields MQRSVRLSLSMSGVAALALANAPLLPAAAQDDVNADDLGVMSISLKDVVKPTLGFQGALQGAGTPNQAGIGGFLPLSVGDNSVFFADVLLNANFADYGNDSSLINTTVAGTTISTSSRLGYRWLNSDRSWMYGLNAGYDSRPMATGDADTGVSVTDKSSVFFQQVAVNAEAVSDSWNFNAYALVPVGEKEAQLNSVYQGGSLNTYGLDVGYFITPVVNASVGYYYQNGDLGTADGSGVLGRLAYEMTSGVTAGVNISYDEAFDTRVSADIKVRFGGPSTTASKKKKWENPTINALTATPKNRDVRVHDTQYCGSCTFYGGNAGFTVTS; encoded by the coding sequence ATGCAGCGTTCCGTGCGCCTGTCGTTATCGATGAGCGGTGTTGCTGCTCTTGCCCTCGCCAACGCTCCTCTCTTACCTGCTGCTGCTCAAGACGACGTCAATGCTGATGACCTTGGGGTGATGAGCATCAGCCTTAAGGATGTGGTCAAGCCAACCCTTGGTTTTCAAGGCGCACTGCAGGGTGCTGGAACACCGAATCAAGCAGGCATTGGCGGGTTCTTGCCACTGTCTGTTGGCGATAACAGTGTGTTCTTTGCTGATGTGCTGCTCAATGCCAACTTTGCTGATTACGGCAATGACAGCAGCCTCATCAACACCACTGTTGCTGGCACCACCATCAGCACCTCATCAAGGCTTGGTTATCGCTGGTTGAATAGCGATCGCAGCTGGATGTATGGGCTGAATGCTGGTTATGACAGCCGTCCGATGGCTACAGGTGATGCCGATACAGGGGTATCCGTCACAGATAAGAGCAGCGTCTTCTTCCAGCAGGTGGCAGTCAATGCAGAAGCGGTCTCTGATAGCTGGAATTTCAATGCCTATGCCTTGGTTCCTGTTGGTGAGAAAGAAGCTCAACTCAACAGCGTTTATCAAGGCGGTTCACTCAACACCTACGGGCTTGATGTTGGTTATTTCATCACTCCAGTGGTGAATGCGTCTGTTGGTTACTACTACCAAAATGGTGATTTAGGAACAGCTGATGGCTCTGGCGTACTCGGACGCTTGGCTTATGAAATGACCAGTGGAGTTACAGCAGGAGTCAATATCTCCTACGACGAAGCATTTGATACAAGAGTTTCAGCTGATATTAAAGTTCGCTTTGGTGGTCCAAGTACAACAGCATCTAAGAAGAAAAAGTGGGAGAATCCAACAATTAATGCGTTAACAGCAACACCCAAGAACAGGGATGTTCGGGTGCACGACACGCAGTACTGCGGGTCGTGTACTTTTTATGGTGGAAATGCCGGCTTTACGGTCACGTCTTAG
- a CDS encoding transposase: MARQPRYLPAGHSFHITLRCNSRKFLIAKGLRRDVLLAVLAKAKQKVPHKLYAVCLMANHLHLLLRPDDASELPKLMHWIGWYSAMALNRLSGRCGHFWEARYYATAIAPKDHRRVLNTLRYIHANPKAAGIRKGFYDPYSNYGHYGRLECDGISEWHPSFLQLASSLKGCSRRYARFCQYYRHKGKGGSRCHWGSSMLKRLVEKGRSSQSRKNRVSPGQQNLPFAFDIRLNQMPEEWHQVAVRFTRANGIRDGDSRPLLW, translated from the coding sequence ATGGCACGTCAACCGCGCTATCTACCAGCAGGTCACTCCTTTCACATCACACTCAGGTGTAATAGCCGTAAGTTTCTGATTGCCAAAGGCTTGAGAAGGGATGTGCTGCTAGCTGTGCTCGCTAAAGCCAAGCAGAAGGTGCCACACAAGTTGTATGCAGTGTGCCTGATGGCTAATCACCTGCATCTGCTTCTGCGTCCTGATGATGCAAGTGAATTGCCAAAGCTGATGCATTGGATTGGCTGGTATTCAGCCATGGCACTAAACCGCCTTTCTGGTCGTTGCGGGCATTTTTGGGAGGCTCGGTATTACGCCACTGCGATTGCACCAAAAGATCACAGACGAGTGCTGAATACATTGCGCTACATCCACGCTAATCCAAAGGCAGCAGGAATCAGAAAAGGGTTTTATGACCCCTATTCCAATTACGGGCATTACGGAAGATTGGAGTGTGATGGCATCAGTGAGTGGCACCCCAGCTTTCTGCAACTGGCATCAAGCCTGAAGGGTTGTTCCAGGCGATATGCACGGTTCTGCCAGTACTACCGACACAAAGGGAAAGGCGGTTCTAGGTGCCATTGGGGCTCAAGCATGCTGAAACGACTGGTTGAAAAAGGCAGAAGCAGTCAAAGCAGGAAGAACCGGGTCTCACCAGGTCAGCAGAACTTACCCTTTGCATTTGATATTCGCCTCAATCAAATGCCAGAAGAGTGGCATCAAGTCGCGGTGAGATTTACACGAGCCAATGGCATCCGTGATGGTGATTCACGGCCATTGCTGTGGTGA
- a CDS encoding PqqD family protein, with product MINSTKRFKQHHQAVCTELDGDVALFQSNTCDYLVLNETGSAIWNALKTQPTLPELCKYLEEEYEVTTDECKSAIETWLEAALEKKVIAVVED from the coding sequence ATGATTAATAGCACCAAACGTTTTAAGCAGCATCACCAAGCTGTTTGCACTGAACTCGACGGCGATGTAGCTTTATTTCAAAGCAATACCTGCGACTATCTTGTTCTTAACGAGACAGGCTCAGCTATTTGGAATGCACTCAAGACTCAGCCAACACTGCCTGAGCTTTGCAAGTATTTGGAGGAGGAATATGAAGTCACTACAGATGAATGCAAGTCCGCTATCGAAACTTGGCTGGAAGCTGCCTTGGAGAAGAAAGTGATTGCCGTGGTTGAGGACTAA
- a CDS encoding carbamoyl-phosphate synthase, with translation MQRSLRLSLSLSGVAALALANAPLLPAAAQDDVNADDLGVMSISLKDVVKPTLGFQGALQGAGTPNQAGIGGFLPLSVGDNSVFFADVLLNANFADYGNDSSIINTTVAGTTISTSTRLGYRWLNGDRSWMYGINGGYDSRPMNTGDADTGINVSGTEKSAFFQQVAVNAEAVSDSWNFNAYALVPVGDTEQQLNSVYQGGSLDTYGLDVGYLITPAVNASVGYYYQSGDLGEADGSGVLGRLAYEMTSGVTAGVNISYDEAFDTRVSADLKVRFGGPSTTAAKKKKWENPTINALTASPKNRDVRVHDTIQGCQDKSFYLGTCTY, from the coding sequence ATGCAGCGTTCCTTGCGCCTGTCGTTATCGCTGAGCGGTGTTGCTGCTCTTGCCCTCGCCAACGCTCCTCTCTTACCTGCTGCTGCTCAAGACGACGTCAATGCTGATGACCTTGGGGTGATGAGCATCAGCCTTAAGGATGTGGTCAAGCCAACCCTTGGTTTTCAAGGCGCATTGCAAGGAGCAGGAACGCCGAACCAAGCAGGCATCGGTGGCTTCTTGCCCCTCTCTGTTGGTGACAACAGCGTCTTCTTTGCTGATGTGCTGCTCAATGCCAACTTTGCTGATTACGGCAATGACAGCAGCATCATCAACACCACTGTTGCTGGCACCACGATCAGTACCTCAACGCGATTGGGGTATCGCTGGCTGAATGGTGATCGCAGCTGGATGTATGGCATCAACGGTGGCTATGACAGCCGCCCGATGAATACAGGTGATGCAGATACAGGCATCAATGTCAGCGGCACAGAGAAGAGTGCGTTCTTCCAGCAGGTCGCTGTCAATGCAGAAGCAGTCTCTGATAGCTGGAACTTCAATGCCTATGCCTTAGTTCCTGTTGGTGATACAGAGCAACAGCTGAATAGCGTTTATCAAGGCGGCTCGCTGGATACCTACGGGCTTGATGTTGGTTATTTGATCACTCCAGCCGTTAATGCGTCTGTTGGTTATTACTATCAAAGTGGTGATCTAGGAGAAGCAGATGGTTCTGGCGTGCTCGGACGCTTGGCCTATGAAATGACAAGTGGCGTCACAGCAGGAGTGAATATCTCCTATGACGAAGCATTCGATACAAGAGTTTCAGCTGATCTTAAAGTGCGATTTGGTGGTCCAAGTACAACAGCAGCGAAGAAGAAAAAGTGGGAGAATCCAACAATTAATGCGTTAACAGCATCACCCAAGAACAGGGATGTACGGGTGCACGACACGATTCAGGGATGTCAGGACAAGTCGTTTTACTTAGGGACATGCACGTACTAA
- a CDS encoding transposase — translation MARQPRYLPAGHSFHITLRCNSRKFLIAKGLRRDVLLAVLAKAKQKVPHKLYAVCLMANHLHLLLRPDDASELPKLMHWIGWYSAMALNRLSGRCGHFWEARYYATAIAPKDHRRVLNTLRYIHANPKAAGIRKGFYDPYSNYGHYGRLECDGISEWHPSFLQLASSLKGCSRRYARFCQYYRHKGKGGSRCHWGSSMLKRLVEKGRSSQSRKNRVSPGQQNLPFAFDIRLNQMPEEWHQVAVRFTRANGIRDGDQILKLW, via the coding sequence ATGGCACGTCAACCGCGCTATCTACCAGCAGGTCACTCCTTTCACATCACACTCAGGTGTAATAGCCGTAAGTTTCTGATTGCCAAAGGCTTGAGAAGGGATGTGCTGCTAGCTGTGCTCGCTAAAGCCAAGCAGAAGGTGCCACACAAGTTGTATGCAGTGTGCCTGATGGCTAATCACCTGCATCTGCTTCTGCGTCCTGATGATGCAAGTGAATTGCCAAAGCTGATGCATTGGATTGGCTGGTATTCAGCCATGGCACTAAACCGCCTTTCTGGTCGTTGCGGGCATTTTTGGGAGGCTCGGTATTACGCCACTGCGATTGCACCAAAAGATCACAGACGAGTGCTGAATACATTGCGCTACATCCACGCTAATCCAAAGGCAGCAGGAATCAGAAAAGGGTTTTATGACCCCTATTCCAATTACGGGCATTACGGAAGATTGGAGTGTGATGGCATCAGTGAGTGGCACCCCAGCTTTCTGCAACTGGCATCAAGCCTGAAGGGTTGTTCCAGGCGATATGCACGGTTCTGCCAGTACTACCGACACAAAGGGAAAGGCGGTTCTAGGTGCCATTGGGGCTCAAGCATGCTGAAACGACTGGTTGAAAAAGGCAGAAGCAGTCAAAGCAGGAAGAACCGGGTCTCACCAGGTCAGCAGAACTTACCCTTTGCATTTGATATTCGCCTCAATCAAATGCCAGAAGAGTGGCATCAAGTCGCGGTGAGATTTACACGAGCCAATGGCATCCGTGATGGTGATCAAATCCTCAAGCTGTGGTGA